In Arthrobacter sp. SLBN-83, one DNA window encodes the following:
- a CDS encoding DeoR/GlpR family DNA-binding transcription regulator — MTRTDRLTAILDLLAKSGQVEVDEIVSTLNVSPATARRDLDSLAKRRLLTRTRGGATTGALAYDLPGRYNRDDHAEAKEQIAQCASALIRPGAVIGLCGGTTSTALAQILATREDLNAPSNQPTLTVVTNAINIAGQLAVRPNIKVMVTGGILNPRSYELVGPYTDIIMQKVVLDIAFIGVNGIDPEVGPTNTGEGEASVNALLASRARVSYVIADSSKVGVRAFATMDGYDFNRLITDSGISARDKAAFEANGTEVIVAPA; from the coding sequence ATGACGCGCACTGACCGGCTTACGGCGATCCTCGACCTGCTGGCCAAGAGCGGCCAAGTGGAGGTTGACGAGATCGTCAGCACCCTCAATGTTTCCCCGGCCACTGCCCGCCGCGACCTGGACAGCCTTGCCAAGCGCCGGCTTTTGACGAGGACCCGGGGCGGTGCGACCACCGGTGCCCTGGCCTACGACCTGCCCGGCCGCTACAACCGCGACGACCATGCCGAAGCCAAGGAACAGATCGCACAATGCGCCTCTGCCTTGATCCGTCCAGGGGCGGTCATCGGGCTCTGCGGAGGCACCACCAGCACGGCGCTTGCGCAGATCCTGGCTACCCGGGAGGACCTGAACGCACCCTCCAACCAGCCCACGCTTACCGTGGTGACGAATGCAATCAACATTGCTGGCCAGTTGGCGGTCCGGCCCAACATCAAGGTGATGGTCACGGGCGGGATCCTCAACCCCCGCTCCTACGAACTGGTGGGGCCCTACACGGACATCATCATGCAGAAGGTGGTGCTGGACATCGCGTTTATCGGCGTCAACGGCATCGATCCCGAGGTCGGCCCCACCAACACGGGGGAGGGGGAGGCTTCCGTCAACGCCCTTCTGGCATCCCGCGCCCGCGTTTCCTATGTCATTGCCGATTCCTCCAAGGTGGGAGTGCGCGCCTTCGCCACCATGGACGGCTATGACTTCAACAGGTTGATCACAGACTCCGGCATTTCTGCCCGCGACAAGGCCGCGTTCGAGGCCAACGGCACGGAAGTGATCGTCGCACCCGCCTGA
- the hutI gene encoding imidazolonepropionase produces the protein MSTLITNIAELMTQDLEHRVLKNAAVVIEGERISWIGAAADAPAADDAVDAGGRAMLPGWVDSHSHLLFAGDRTAEFEARMAGEAYAAGGIAVTMEATRATSDFDLTRLAMGRVAEAVSQGTTYLETKTGYGLDVENEARSARIASTVADQVTYLGAHLVPSGQDPDEYTDLVCGPMLDAVRPYVQWADVFCEEGAFTAEQSRRVLLACRDAGLGLRVHGNQLGEGPGVQLAVELGAASVDHVNYLMGQDVKALAASWSGWDAVSGAGERGTVATCLPACDLSTRQPLAPARELLDAGVQVALASNCNPGTSYTSSMAYCVTTAVLQMRLTVHEAVRAATYGGALALHKDTGRDADGERAVGSLAVGHRADLHLLNAPSATHLAYRPGMPLTYAVWRAGARER, from the coding sequence ATGAGCACCCTGATCACCAACATTGCCGAGCTGATGACGCAGGACCTTGAGCACCGCGTCCTGAAGAATGCGGCGGTAGTTATCGAGGGGGAACGGATCTCGTGGATCGGCGCCGCGGCCGATGCACCTGCAGCGGATGACGCCGTCGACGCCGGAGGCCGGGCCATGCTGCCAGGTTGGGTGGACTCGCACAGCCACCTGCTGTTCGCCGGGGACCGGACCGCTGAGTTCGAGGCTCGGATGGCGGGGGAGGCCTACGCGGCCGGTGGCATCGCCGTCACCATGGAAGCCACGCGCGCCACCTCCGATTTCGACCTCACACGGCTGGCGATGGGCCGGGTCGCCGAGGCCGTCTCGCAGGGAACCACGTATCTGGAAACCAAAACCGGCTACGGCCTGGATGTGGAGAACGAGGCCCGGAGCGCCCGCATCGCCTCCACCGTGGCAGACCAGGTGACCTACCTCGGCGCCCACCTGGTTCCCAGCGGCCAGGATCCTGACGAGTACACGGACCTGGTCTGCGGACCGATGCTTGACGCCGTCCGTCCGTACGTCCAGTGGGCTGATGTCTTCTGCGAAGAGGGTGCGTTCACCGCCGAACAGTCCCGCCGGGTGCTGCTGGCCTGCCGGGACGCGGGCCTGGGCCTGCGCGTGCACGGCAACCAGCTGGGTGAAGGGCCAGGGGTCCAGCTTGCCGTGGAGTTGGGAGCGGCAAGCGTGGACCATGTGAATTACCTGATGGGGCAGGACGTGAAGGCCCTCGCTGCTTCCTGGTCCGGGTGGGACGCTGTCAGCGGCGCCGGCGAGCGGGGCACTGTGGCCACCTGCCTCCCTGCGTGCGACCTCTCCACCCGCCAGCCGCTGGCTCCTGCCCGCGAGCTTCTCGATGCCGGAGTGCAGGTGGCGCTTGCCTCCAACTGCAATCCCGGCACCTCCTACACCAGTTCCATGGCGTATTGCGTGACCACTGCCGTCCTCCAGATGCGCCTGACTGTGCACGAGGCAGTCCGCGCCGCAACGTACGGTGGTGCCCTGGCCTTGCACAAGGACACCGGGCGGGACGCGGACGGTGAACGCGCGGTGGGGTCGCTCGCCGTCGGGCACCGTGCGGACCTGCACCTCCTGAACGCACCTTCCGCCACGCACCTCGCTTACCGCCCGGGCATGCCTTTGACGTACGCTGTGTGGCGGGCCGGAGCCCGGGAGCGGTAG
- a CDS encoding NAD(P)/FAD-dependent oxidoreductase yields MAAHYDVLIVGGGIAGLSLASALAGRCSVVLVEAEQELAYHTSSRSARQLIPSYGPPVVQELTVRTLELLAERDTELPEPVLTPRSFMLIGSEAEVAAEASGHMQSITVDRALELCPALKPGTFAAAGLDTGSFGCNAPLLLEEHRKRALAAGADILTGARVHSAQRLGSGWQVGAGAEGFEVGVLVNAAGAWADELAVLSGVEKLGLQPYRRTAAITAVERPLPAATPMVAAADNTFYFRPDGRDVLISPSETVPSGPEDARPRPGDVERLVEKLNAFTSLGITAVRRAWTGLRTEAADGIPVAGFDAEAAGFYWLAGQGGYGFQTSSALAEFAASQILAGQDPSGGTASLDGAADGPVSRTAQALAATRWSIRR; encoded by the coding sequence ATGGCAGCCCATTACGACGTCCTGATTGTGGGCGGCGGCATTGCCGGCCTCTCCCTGGCATCCGCGCTGGCGGGCCGCTGCAGTGTTGTGCTGGTGGAGGCGGAACAGGAGCTGGCGTACCACACATCCTCCCGCTCGGCCCGGCAGCTGATCCCCAGCTACGGACCGCCGGTGGTCCAGGAACTCACTGTCCGGACCCTTGAGCTGCTCGCGGAACGGGACACTGAGCTTCCGGAACCGGTCCTGACGCCGCGGAGCTTCATGCTGATCGGTTCCGAGGCTGAGGTGGCCGCGGAAGCCAGCGGGCACATGCAGTCCATCACGGTGGACCGCGCCCTGGAACTGTGCCCGGCCCTGAAGCCTGGAACCTTTGCCGCCGCGGGACTTGATACCGGATCCTTTGGCTGCAACGCCCCGTTGCTTTTGGAAGAACACCGAAAGCGGGCGCTCGCCGCCGGCGCAGACATCCTCACCGGAGCCCGTGTCCATTCTGCGCAACGGCTCGGTTCCGGCTGGCAGGTGGGTGCCGGTGCCGAGGGGTTCGAGGTAGGAGTGCTGGTCAACGCGGCCGGAGCGTGGGCGGACGAGCTCGCGGTGCTCAGCGGCGTCGAAAAGCTGGGCCTGCAGCCGTACCGGCGCACGGCGGCGATTACCGCCGTCGAACGTCCCCTTCCGGCCGCCACTCCAATGGTGGCTGCGGCCGACAACACGTTCTATTTCCGTCCGGACGGCCGGGACGTGCTGATTTCGCCGTCCGAGACCGTTCCCAGCGGCCCCGAGGATGCACGCCCCCGGCCCGGAGATGTGGAACGCCTGGTGGAGAAGCTCAACGCCTTCACCAGCCTTGGAATTACGGCAGTCCGCCGGGCCTGGACTGGGCTGCGCACCGAGGCGGCAGATGGGATTCCGGTAGCGGGGTTCGATGCCGAAGCGGCCGGCTTCTATTGGCTTGCAGGGCAGGGCGGCTATGGCTTCCAAACCTCGTCAGCCCTGGCGGAATTCGCGGCGTCGCAGATCCTTGCCGGGCAGGACCCGTCCGGCGGTACTGCTTCCCTTGATGGCGCCGCCGACGGTCCGGTATCCCGGACAGCGCAGGCCTTGGCAGCCACGCGCTGGTCCATCCGGCGTTGA
- a CDS encoding glycine C-acetyltransferase encodes MYTSMKDQLHDELEEIRTAGLYKTERSISSPQSSHITAGQIGGPGADVLNFCANNYLGLADHPDIISTAKAAMDERGFGMASVRFICGTQDLHLELEARVSKFLGTEDTILFSSCFDANGGVFESLFGAEDAVISDALNHASIIDGIRLCKAQRYRYANQDMADLEAKLMEAKDARRKIIVTDGVFSMDGYLAPLEAICDLADKYGALVMVDDSHAVGFMGATGAGTPEHAGVSDRVDIYTGTFGKALGGASGGYVSGRREIVAMLRQKARPYLFSNSLAPAIVAATLKALDLVENSHDLRRRLFEYAELFRRRMTEEGFDLLPGEHAIVPVMFGDAVMAAKVADRMLQHGVFVTAFSFPVVPRGAARIRVQLSAAHSADDVEACVRAFVAARAEAAA; translated from the coding sequence ATGTACACCTCCATGAAGGACCAGCTCCACGACGAGCTGGAAGAAATCCGCACGGCCGGGCTCTACAAGACCGAACGCAGCATCAGCTCGCCGCAGTCCAGCCACATCACCGCCGGGCAGATCGGCGGCCCGGGCGCCGACGTACTGAACTTCTGCGCAAACAACTACCTGGGCCTGGCGGACCACCCGGACATCATCAGCACCGCCAAGGCCGCCATGGATGAGCGCGGTTTCGGGATGGCCAGCGTCCGTTTCATCTGCGGCACCCAGGACCTGCACCTGGAGCTGGAAGCCAGGGTCTCCAAGTTCCTGGGCACCGAGGACACCATCCTGTTCTCCAGCTGCTTTGACGCCAACGGCGGGGTGTTCGAGTCCCTCTTTGGGGCCGAGGACGCAGTGATCTCCGATGCCCTGAACCACGCGTCCATCATCGACGGAATCCGCCTGTGCAAGGCACAGCGGTACCGGTACGCCAACCAGGACATGGCCGATCTCGAAGCCAAGCTGATGGAAGCCAAGGACGCCCGGCGGAAGATCATCGTCACTGATGGCGTGTTCTCCATGGACGGCTACCTTGCACCGCTTGAGGCCATTTGCGACCTCGCCGACAAGTACGGCGCCCTGGTGATGGTGGATGACTCCCACGCCGTAGGCTTCATGGGAGCCACCGGTGCGGGTACCCCGGAACACGCCGGTGTCAGCGACCGCGTGGACATCTATACCGGTACCTTTGGCAAGGCGCTGGGCGGGGCCTCCGGCGGTTACGTTTCCGGCCGCAGGGAGATTGTTGCCATGCTCCGCCAGAAGGCGCGGCCCTACCTGTTCTCCAACTCCCTGGCTCCCGCCATCGTTGCCGCCACCCTCAAGGCGCTGGACCTGGTGGAAAACTCCCATGACCTGCGGCGCCGGCTGTTCGAATACGCCGAACTGTTCCGCCGCCGGATGACCGAGGAGGGCTTCGACCTGCTCCCCGGCGAACACGCCATCGTCCCGGTCATGTTCGGCGACGCCGTGATGGCCGCCAAGGTGGCCGACCGGATGCTGCAGCACGGCGTCTTCGTCACCGCCTTCAGCTTCCCCGTGGTTCCGCGGGGTGCCGCAAGGATCCGGGTGCAGCTTTCGGCCGCACATTCAGCGGACGACGTCGAAGCCTGCGTGCGTGCCTTCGTCGCCGCCCGCGCCGAGGCGGCAGCCTGA
- the tdh gene encoding L-threonine 3-dehydrogenase produces the protein MKALYKAGPQAGFELVERPEPEAGPADVKIRVMTTGICGTDLHIQSWDSWAQGIIEAPLIAGHEFYGEVVEVGEDVREVKVGDRVSGEGHVVCGICRNCRAGRRQMCIHTVSVGVQRDGAFAEYVVIPETNAWVHHDPSVTPELGAIFDPFGNATHTALSFPLVGEDVLITGAGPIGLMAIAVARHAGARKIAITDVSRPRLDLARQLGADLAIDVSTTRVRDAQRELGMREGFDVGMEMSGHPSALPEMIDNMNHGGRIAMLGLPSQEITIDWGKVVTHMLTLKGIYGREMYETWYAMSAMLSSNPVLHAGISAVVTDTLPATDWEKGFEIARSGVGGKVVLDWTRL, from the coding sequence ATGAAGGCCCTGTACAAGGCCGGCCCGCAGGCCGGTTTCGAGCTCGTCGAGCGGCCGGAACCGGAGGCCGGTCCGGCGGACGTAAAGATCCGCGTCATGACCACGGGCATCTGCGGCACGGACCTGCACATCCAGTCCTGGGACTCCTGGGCGCAGGGGATCATTGAAGCTCCCCTTATTGCCGGCCACGAGTTCTATGGCGAAGTGGTGGAGGTGGGCGAGGACGTCCGCGAGGTCAAGGTGGGCGACAGGGTCTCGGGCGAAGGACACGTGGTGTGCGGCATCTGCCGGAACTGCCGGGCCGGACGCCGCCAGATGTGCATCCATACCGTCAGCGTGGGTGTCCAGCGTGACGGTGCCTTTGCCGAGTACGTGGTGATCCCCGAAACCAACGCGTGGGTACACCACGACCCCTCCGTCACGCCGGAGCTTGGCGCGATCTTCGACCCGTTCGGCAACGCCACCCACACCGCGTTGAGCTTCCCCCTGGTGGGTGAGGACGTGCTGATCACCGGCGCCGGCCCCATCGGACTCATGGCCATCGCCGTCGCCCGCCACGCGGGCGCACGCAAGATCGCCATCACGGACGTCTCCCGCCCGCGGCTGGACCTGGCCCGGCAGCTCGGCGCCGACCTTGCCATCGACGTCTCCACCACCCGGGTGCGCGACGCCCAACGTGAGCTGGGCATGCGCGAAGGCTTCGACGTCGGAATGGAAATGTCCGGCCATCCCTCCGCGCTGCCTGAGATGATCGACAACATGAACCACGGCGGCCGGATCGCCATGCTGGGACTGCCCAGCCAGGAGATCACCATCGACTGGGGCAAGGTGGTCACCCACATGCTCACGCTCAAGGGCATTTATGGCCGCGAGATGTACGAAACCTGGTACGCCATGAGCGCCATGCTCTCTTCCAATCCGGTCCTCCACGCCGGAATTTCTGCCGTGGTCACGGACACGCTGCCCGCAACGGACTGGGAAAAGGGCTTTGAGATTGCCCGCAGCGGCGTGGGCGGCAAAGTTGTCCTCGACTGGACCCGACTCTAA
- a CDS encoding LysR family transcriptional regulator, with the protein MEVHQLEILRELGALGSVKAVADTLMVTPSAVSQQLAHLQRSVEVPLTRKEGRNLVLTEAGQVLADAGAAVVSAMAEARGALGTYHGSPAGRVTVSGFHSAGQALFAPLARMLDKPEHPRIELSDEDVAQQDFPALTARYDLVLAHRMDHSPRWPAERVAVIPLAHEPLDVALPASHPLARQDTVTADDVGAEAWVTSHPGYSPADVLAAVAAVSSREPNIVHRINDYSTVAALVAAGGVVGLLPRYTAGPVLNPDIVLRPLAGISTRRRIDLLARPENLKRRAVVMVCEALEDIMAGLVRQG; encoded by the coding sequence ATGGAGGTTCATCAGCTCGAAATCCTGCGGGAACTGGGTGCCCTTGGCAGCGTGAAAGCGGTGGCCGATACGCTCATGGTGACCCCGTCGGCAGTGTCCCAGCAATTGGCCCATCTGCAGCGCAGCGTGGAGGTGCCGCTGACGCGCAAGGAGGGCCGGAACCTGGTGCTCACGGAGGCCGGCCAGGTACTCGCCGACGCAGGCGCCGCCGTCGTCAGCGCCATGGCCGAGGCCCGCGGCGCGCTGGGAACCTATCATGGCTCTCCCGCCGGCCGGGTGACGGTCAGCGGGTTCCACAGCGCGGGACAGGCCCTGTTCGCGCCCCTGGCCAGGATGCTGGATAAGCCGGAGCATCCGCGGATTGAGCTGTCCGACGAGGACGTTGCCCAGCAGGACTTTCCGGCGCTCACTGCCCGCTATGACCTGGTACTGGCCCACCGCATGGACCACAGCCCCCGCTGGCCGGCGGAACGGGTTGCCGTCATCCCGCTGGCACACGAGCCCCTGGACGTGGCGCTGCCCGCCAGCCACCCCCTGGCCCGGCAGGACACGGTGACGGCGGACGACGTCGGCGCCGAGGCCTGGGTGACCAGCCACCCCGGCTACTCCCCCGCCGATGTCCTGGCCGCCGTCGCTGCCGTCTCCAGCCGCGAACCGAACATCGTCCACCGCATCAATGACTACTCCACGGTAGCGGCCCTTGTGGCTGCCGGTGGCGTGGTGGGGCTGCTGCCCAGGTACACGGCCGGGCCCGTCCTGAACCCGGACATCGTGCTGCGCCCATTGGCGGGGATCAGCACCCGCCGCAGGATTGACCTGCTGGCCCGGCCGGAGAACCTGAAGCGGCGGGCCGTGGTGATGGTTTGCGAGGCGCTGGAGGACATCATGGCAGGCCTGGTACGCCAGGGCTGA
- a CDS encoding DUF5666 domain-containing protein — protein MVVREPIRVRKAALAGVVALALTGTGAALAWSATGAPTPAPSPQQSSQSAPGNSGNAPGHNKPGKGQRAQPLHGEAVVKNPDGSLQTRLEQRGTVESVSDSAITVKSEDGFSQTYTVNGDTKITRIPPAANPGATPNPGATPNPGATPSPGGKSDDGKRLKPSDGTIADIAVGDAVRIAGVKDGDNATAKRIVKGAGDKPGLGLGRGLEHAPGLKHAPGLGPGKGMNQGNGKDDQGA, from the coding sequence ATGGTGGTCCGGGAACCAATAAGGGTGCGCAAGGCGGCGCTTGCAGGGGTGGTGGCCCTGGCGCTGACCGGGACCGGCGCCGCGCTGGCGTGGTCCGCCACAGGCGCGCCAACACCGGCGCCGTCGCCACAACAATCGTCACAATCAGCGCCCGGCAACTCGGGCAACGCTCCGGGGCACAACAAGCCCGGCAAAGGCCAGCGTGCCCAGCCCCTCCACGGGGAGGCCGTGGTCAAGAATCCCGATGGCAGCCTGCAAACCCGGCTGGAACAGCGGGGGACCGTGGAGTCGGTCAGCGACTCGGCCATCACCGTCAAGAGCGAGGACGGTTTTTCCCAGACCTACACAGTCAACGGCGATACGAAGATCACCAGGATTCCTCCGGCCGCCAATCCGGGTGCAACGCCCAATCCAGGCGCAACGCCCAACCCCGGTGCAACGCCCAGCCCCGGAGGAAAGTCCGACGACGGCAAGCGCCTTAAGCCGAGCGACGGAACCATCGCGGACATTGCGGTTGGTGACGCCGTGCGGATTGCCGGCGTCAAGGACGGAGACAACGCCACAGCCAAGCGGATTGTGAAGGGCGCCGGTGACAAGCCCGGCCTTGGGCTGGGGCGCGGTTTGGAACACGCACCTGGACTGAAACACGCCCCCGGACTTGGGCCTGGCAAAGGAATGAACCAGGGCAACGGCAAAGATGACCAGGGAGCGTAA
- the gatB gene encoding Asp-tRNA(Asn)/Glu-tRNA(Gln) amidotransferase subunit GatB, with translation MSTDDILSFEEAMEKYDPVLGFEVHVELNTKTKMFSSAPNVFGDEPNTNVNEVDLGMPGVLPVVNKTAIESSIKIGLALNCKIAESCRFARKQYFYPDTPKNFQTSQYDEPIAYDGYLDIELEDGTVFRVEIERAHMEEDAGKLTHMGGATGRIHGADFSLVDYNRAGVPLVEIVTKPIEGAGSRAPELAKAYVAAVREIVKNLGVSDARMERGNVRCDANVSLRPHGRERFGIRSETKNVNSLRAVEHAVRYEIQRHAAVLDSGNPVVQETRHWHEDTRTTTSGRPKSDADDYRYFPEPDLVPVVASREWVEELRATLPEPPAERRKRLKADWGYSDLEFRDVVNAGVLDEIEETIAAGASASVARKWWMGEIVGRAKAADVDPGQLGVSPATVVELSRMVEAGKINNKMASQVLDGVLAGEGTPEEIVEKRGLAVVSDDGPLLEAIDAALAAQPDVAEKIRGGKVQAIGAIVGGVMKATRGQADAGRVKELILEKLGVTV, from the coding sequence ATGAGCACTGACGACATCCTGAGCTTCGAAGAGGCCATGGAGAAGTACGATCCCGTCCTGGGGTTCGAGGTCCACGTGGAGCTGAACACCAAGACCAAGATGTTCTCCTCCGCCCCGAACGTTTTCGGCGACGAGCCCAACACCAACGTCAACGAGGTGGACCTTGGCATGCCCGGCGTGCTTCCCGTGGTCAACAAGACGGCCATCGAGTCCTCCATCAAGATCGGCCTGGCGCTGAACTGCAAGATCGCAGAATCCTGCCGCTTCGCCCGGAAGCAGTACTTCTACCCGGACACGCCCAAGAACTTCCAGACCTCCCAGTACGACGAACCCATCGCGTACGACGGCTACCTGGATATCGAACTCGAGGACGGCACTGTGTTCCGCGTGGAGATCGAGCGCGCGCACATGGAGGAAGACGCCGGCAAGCTGACCCACATGGGCGGCGCCACCGGCCGTATCCACGGCGCCGACTTCTCCCTGGTGGACTACAACCGCGCCGGTGTTCCGCTCGTGGAAATTGTCACCAAGCCCATCGAGGGCGCCGGCTCCCGCGCACCGGAGCTGGCCAAGGCCTACGTGGCCGCCGTCCGCGAGATCGTGAAGAACCTTGGCGTCTCGGATGCCCGCATGGAACGCGGCAACGTCCGCTGCGACGCCAACGTCTCGCTCCGCCCCCACGGCCGCGAACGCTTCGGCATCCGGTCCGAAACCAAGAACGTGAACTCGCTGCGCGCCGTCGAACACGCTGTCCGCTACGAGATCCAGCGCCACGCCGCCGTCCTGGACTCAGGTAACCCTGTTGTCCAGGAAACCAGGCACTGGCACGAGGACACCCGGACCACTACCTCGGGCCGGCCCAAGTCCGACGCCGACGACTACCGCTACTTCCCGGAACCGGACCTGGTCCCCGTGGTGGCATCCCGCGAATGGGTGGAGGAATTGCGCGCCACCCTGCCCGAGCCGCCCGCCGAGCGCCGCAAGCGGCTGAAGGCCGACTGGGGCTACTCCGACCTCGAATTCCGCGACGTGGTGAACGCCGGCGTCCTGGACGAAATCGAGGAAACCATTGCTGCCGGAGCCTCCGCGTCCGTTGCCCGCAAGTGGTGGATGGGCGAGATCGTGGGCCGCGCCAAGGCCGCCGACGTCGACCCCGGCCAGCTGGGCGTCAGCCCCGCCACCGTTGTGGAGCTGAGCCGCATGGTGGAGGCCGGCAAGATCAACAACAAGATGGCCTCGCAGGTGCTGGACGGCGTCCTCGCCGGCGAAGGCACTCCGGAAGAGATCGTGGAGAAGCGCGGCCTTGCGGTCGTGTCCGACGACGGCCCCCTCCTGGAAGCCATCGACGCCGCACTCGCGGCGCAGCCCGACGTCGCGGAGAAGATCCGCGGCGGCAAGGTGCAGGCCATCGGCGCGATCGTGGGCGGGGTCATGAAGGCCACCCGCGGCCAGGCCGACGCCGGCCGCGTCAAGGAGCTGATCCTGGAAAAGCTGGGCGTCACCGTCTAG
- the gatA gene encoding Asp-tRNA(Asn)/Glu-tRNA(Gln) amidotransferase subunit GatA, translating into MTEQNSTGTSADALIRLSAAQLAEKLAAREVTAVEVTQAYLDRIAAVDGKVNAFLHINAEEALAVAAEVDAIRAAGGAEAEALHVLAGVPIAVKDLIVTIGQPTTAGSKILEGWHSPYDATVVERLRAARMPILGKTNLDEFAMGSSTEHSAYGPTRNPWDLDRIPGGSGGGSAAAVAAFEAPLALGTDTGGSIRQPGAVTGTVGVKPTYGSVSRYGAIAMASSLDQIGPVTRTVLDSALLHQVIGGHDPRDSTSLPDPLADLVAAAKTGSVEGLRIGIIKELHGEGYQAGVENRFNDALELLKEAGAEIVEVSCPNFQYALGAYYLIMPSEASSNLAKFDGVRYGLRVLPEEGPMTIERVMGATRAAGFGDEVKRRIILGTYALSAGYYDAYYGSAQKVRTLVQRDFDAAFEKADVLISPTAPTTAFPLGEKLDDPLAMYLNDVATIPANLAGVPGLSLPGGLADEDGLPVGIQLLAPAREDARLYRVGAVLESLLEAKWGGPLLAQAPDLAAAETLETQEAK; encoded by the coding sequence ATGACTGAACAGAACTCCACCGGCACCAGCGCCGACGCCCTGATCCGCCTGTCCGCCGCGCAGCTGGCCGAAAAGCTCGCCGCCCGCGAGGTCACCGCCGTCGAGGTGACGCAGGCCTACCTGGACCGCATTGCCGCCGTTGACGGCAAGGTCAACGCCTTCCTGCACATCAACGCCGAGGAAGCCCTCGCCGTCGCCGCCGAGGTGGACGCCATCCGTGCCGCCGGCGGTGCCGAAGCCGAGGCCCTGCACGTCCTGGCCGGTGTCCCCATCGCCGTTAAGGACCTCATCGTCACCATCGGCCAGCCCACCACGGCAGGCTCGAAGATCCTCGAAGGCTGGCACAGCCCGTACGACGCCACCGTGGTGGAACGGCTGCGCGCCGCCAGGATGCCCATTCTGGGCAAGACCAACCTCGACGAATTCGCCATGGGCTCCTCCACCGAGCACTCCGCCTACGGCCCTACCCGCAACCCCTGGGACCTCGACCGGATTCCCGGCGGATCCGGCGGTGGCTCGGCCGCGGCCGTGGCCGCCTTCGAAGCGCCCCTGGCCCTGGGCACGGACACCGGCGGCTCCATCCGCCAGCCAGGTGCCGTCACCGGAACGGTCGGCGTGAAGCCCACCTATGGCAGCGTTTCCCGCTATGGCGCCATCGCCATGGCCTCCTCGCTGGACCAGATTGGGCCCGTCACCCGGACCGTGCTGGATTCAGCCTTGCTGCACCAGGTCATCGGCGGCCATGATCCGCGCGACTCCACCTCCCTGCCGGACCCGCTGGCGGACCTCGTTGCCGCCGCGAAGACCGGCAGCGTTGAGGGCCTGCGGATCGGTATCATCAAGGAACTGCACGGCGAGGGCTACCAGGCCGGCGTCGAAAACCGCTTCAACGACGCCCTGGAGCTGCTCAAGGAAGCCGGCGCCGAAATCGTTGAGGTCTCCTGCCCCAACTTCCAGTACGCCCTGGGCGCCTACTACCTGATCATGCCGTCCGAGGCCTCCTCCAACCTGGCCAAGTTCGACGGCGTCCGGTACGGCCTGCGCGTCCTGCCCGAAGAGGGGCCCATGACCATCGAACGGGTCATGGGTGCCACCCGCGCCGCCGGGTTCGGCGACGAGGTCAAGCGCCGCATCATCCTGGGCACCTACGCCCTGTCCGCCGGTTACTACGACGCCTACTACGGCTCGGCCCAGAAGGTCCGCACCCTGGTGCAGCGGGACTTCGACGCAGCCTTTGAAAAGGCCGACGTCCTGATCTCGCCCACCGCGCCCACCACGGCGTTCCCGCTCGGAGAAAAGCTGGACGATCCGCTGGCCATGTACCTCAATGACGTCGCCACCATCCCCGCGAACCTCGCCGGCGTGCCCGGCCTGTCGCTGCCCGGCGGCCTGGCGGACGAGGACGGACTGCCCGTCGGCATCCAGCTGCTGGCCCCGGCCCGGGAGGACGCCCGCCTGTACCGGGTGGGCGCAGTCCTGGAATCGCTGCTCGAAGCGAAGTGGGGCGGCCCGCTGCTGGCCCAGGCTCCCGACCTTGCGGCTGCTGAAACCCTCGAAACCCAGGAGGCAAAATAA
- the gatC gene encoding Asp-tRNA(Asn)/Glu-tRNA(Gln) amidotransferase subunit GatC, translating into MAAINRDDVAHLARLAHIEMSAEELDRMAGELAVIVDSVKSVSEAAGDDVPATSHPIPLTNVFREDVVGHTFTAEQALSGAPDSDENRFKVPAILDEA; encoded by the coding sequence ATGGCTGCGATCAACCGTGACGACGTCGCGCATCTCGCGCGGCTCGCTCACATCGAGATGAGTGCCGAAGAGCTGGACAGGATGGCCGGCGAGCTCGCCGTCATCGTCGATTCGGTCAAGTCCGTCAGCGAGGCCGCCGGGGACGATGTTCCGGCCACCTCACACCCCATTCCGCTCACCAACGTATTCCGTGAGGACGTCGTGGGGCACACCTTCACGGCCGAGCAGGCACTCTCCGGCGCACCGGATTCCGATGAGAACCGTTTCAAGGTCCCGGCCATCCTGGATGAGGCATAA